DNA sequence from the Methylomonas albis genome:
GACACCAACTGACGCTATTTTGAGTGTGTCTTAATTGTACTTTGTCAGATTACAAAAAAGGTTCGTCATACCCGCAGGGAAGCGGGGAAGCGGGTACCCAGTGCCATGGATGGTAAGCTTCGATCCGTCCATGGCGTCCGGATTTCGGCAATCCCTGCCGAAACGACGGACTTAGAGAGGTAGTTCGAGTAATCTGACTAGAATTAAGGCACCCGATCACAACAACTAAAGGTCGGGAATCACAGCCCGCAGCTTACAACCACCCGGCCCGCTTTAGACGCAAATACAGCGCCAAGCTGCACAGCGCTACGCCACCAACAACTAAGGGATAGCTATAGGGCCAATCCAGCTCCGGCATATGCCGGAAATTCATGCCATACCAGCTGAAGACCATGGTGGGTATCGCCAGAATCGCCCCCCAGCCGGCCAGGCGTTTGACCACCTCGTTTTGCCGCACCGTCTCGAAGGTCAGATGCACCTGCATCGCCGCCAGCAACATTTCGCGCATGCCATGAATGGCCTGGTCGACGCGTTTAATGTGGTCGGAAATATCACGAAAATACACCCTAACCTCTTTGTGAATCAATCCGTTATGAAAACGCATCAACTCGTTGCAAATATCGATCACCGGATTGATCGCGCCTTCCAGCAACAATAGCTCACGCTTTAACTCATACAGGTCTTCCATGGTTTGCCGACTGGGCCGATATTGAAAAATCGCCGATTCCAGCACATCGAAGCGGTCTTGCAGGCCGGCAATCGCCACCATGTAATTATCGACAATAAAATCCATAATCGAATACAAGGCAAAGCCCGGCCCTTTGCTTAATTGGTGCGGCATGGCCTGGCAACGCTCGCGCACCTTGCTTAGACTCTGCGACGCGCCATGACGCACGGTCACCAAAAAACGCGGCCCCATAAAAATGTGAGTCTCACCAAACTCGACGTTTTTACCAGGCAATTCCGCGGTATGCAGCACGATAAACAAGGAATCGCCGTACTCCTCGATCTTCGGCCTTTGATGCGCCGCGCAAGCATCTTCGATGGCCAGATCGTGCAAACCAAATTCCTGCTGAATTTTTCGCAATATCTCGGCATCAGCCTCACGCAAGCCCAACCAAATAAAGGTGTCGTCCTTAAGTAGCACCTCGCTGATGTCTTCGATGGTGACATCGCCTATGCCCATGCCTTTTTGATAGGCCACGCAGCGCATCACCATGTTTTTATCGATTACTTCAGTCAAAAATCTCCCCCTTTATTTGGAAATAGTAATTTCCGGCGCACCCTTCCGCGCCAGATCGGTCATGGTCATTTGAAAAATCTGACATAACAATCTAAAACCTTCCCGATTCCATTGATAGCCGGTTTCCGGCCGCAACGCATAATAATTGTCTCCGAAACGCACGCTAATTTCAGTTGACGGAGGCTCGTCTTCGCTGACCAGCAAAGCCATGGTTTGCACCGGATTCTCGCTTACCGAAGGCGTCAGAGGATGCTTATCGACAGGATATTCCGGATCATCGTTTATTGTTTGTCCGATAAAATTCAACACATTGTGAAAGCTGCGCAAGCGAAACACACCATGTAGCGGCCACTCGCCGCCAGGATATCCGGCGCGAATATCGACGCTGACATCGTTTTCCGCGCCTTGATCGGCTTCTTCATGCAAACGCAAACGCTCGTCGTTGCTCAAGGTTGCGGGATCGAAATTAGTCAATAATATCCGTCCGGTCACCCGTTTAGTTAAGATCACTTTTTTTTGGTCGGCACTGAACTCAACCTTATAGTCTTTTTGCAAGACCGCCAACTGCTCGGCGTTTAGCGACTCGGCCGGCAGATTCCAGCTTCGACTGAATACCAACGGTTCCACAAACAGCTTATGACTGTCCTGGATAGCCGACAAATGCAACACGGCTTGCCGGAATAGCCGATAACCGTCGCCATCCGTCGGTTTATTCAAATACACGCCGCCCTGCTTGCCGCCGTTTAGACGCAGCTCGCCGGCAAGCAGACGTAATACCAAATCCACATCCACGCCTTGGCGTAACAACATGGTCAGCTTGTTTTCCTGAAACGGTGTCAACAAGCGCCGGGTAAATTCCTCGCCTTCGATGGGCACAATGCTGATAGTCGGATTTTCCGACATCGTGCCACCGAATATCGGCGTCATTACCGAACCGACTTCGCCGGTGAAAGCGGGCGTGGCACCGGCATTGAATTGAAAATTAAACGTGGCGGCGATGTTCGAAACGCCGGTGAAATGCATCGGTTGGTGCTGGTGGGCACGACCGATATTCAGCAGCAACTGTTTCGACAAAATATCGGTGGTAACCTTGTCGTACTCGATCACCGCCCTATCCAGCGCCAGCGGCGAAAAACAGCCCTGCAGACCGCATAAAATCGGCATTGCCAAGCACCTGACGGCGAACGACGCGAGAGAAACTTGGCGATTAACGCTCATCTACTTGCTATCCAAATGAATAAAATGTGAGAAGTTTGCCTGCTAAGCGCCCTAAAACACAAGCACGATCATGAATAGGCTGCGCTACATACCGGAAATAAGCCGATTCGTTCTAAACTACCCTACTTGACTCGCTTATCGGATTACGGCCACGAAAATTCACCATTTAACCCCCGAAGACGCCCTGGAGAGTTTAGGTTCCAGCATGGATGGCCTGGCGGACGTAGCCATAGAAGGCCGTTTGCACGAGTTTGGCTTCAACCGTATCGAAGAAAGCAAAAAGACCTCCGCGCTACTGGCGTTTGCGCGAGAGTTCCTGCACTTTTTTGCCTTGATTTTATGGCTGGCGGCGGGGCTGGCATTTTTCGCCGAGTCTCAGCAACCCGGCGAAGGCATGGCGACCTTGGGCTACGCAGTATTGGGCGTGATTGCGATCAACGGCTGCTTCTCGTTCTGGCAGCGCCATCAAGCTGAACAAGCGATTGCCGCCTTACAAAAGCTGCTGCCTCATCAAGTCAAAGTTATTCGCGACCAGGAACTGAGCCTGGTGTTTGCCGACGAATTAGTACCGGGCGACCTGCTGGTTCTGGAGGAAGGCGACAATGTACCGGCCGATTGCCGGCTGCTGGAAGCTTTTAGCTTACGGGTGAATAACGCCACCATCACCGGCGAATCACTCCCTAAAGGCCGCGACGCGCAAACCTCGGATGTCGAGGACATCACGCAAAGCCGCAATATCCTGCTGGCCGGCACATCGGTGGTATCCGGCGAAGGCAAGGCACTGGTATTCGCCACCGGCATGCATACCGAGTTCGGTAAGATTGCCCATACCTTGAAAACTACGGTCAAAGGCCAGTCGCCACTGCAATTGCAAATCAGCCGGCTCAGCCGCTTCGTGGCTTTGTTGGCCCTGCTGTTGGGCGTGGTGTTTTTCTTTATTGGCCAATTCATCGGTCTGACGTTTTGGGAAAACTTTATGTTCGCGATCGGCATCATCGTTGCCAACGTCCCGGAAGGTTTACTACCCACTGTGACGCTGTCGCTGGCGATGGCGACCCAGCGCATGGCCAAGCGCAATGCGCTGATCCGCAATCTGCCCTCGGTGGAAACGCTGGGCTCGACCACGGTGATTTGCACCGACAAAACCGGTACGCTGACCCAGAATCGAATGGCCGTTAAACAACTGTTCATCGACAACCGTTATTGGCAACCCGAACGCTTGGGCAGCGACAGCCTGCAACATCACGCCGCCTTTCTGGCCAACGCGGCTTTGTGCCATAACTTGAAACGCGTAGAAGGCAAGGATTTACTCGGCGATCCGATGGAAGTCGCGCTGGTGGCGATGGCGCATACGCAAGGCATGCGAGTCGATTATCCCAAGATAGGCGAAATCCCGTTCGATACCGACCGCAAACGCATGTCGACCATCCACAACACCCCGGCCGGCAAATTACTGTTTTGCAAGGGCGCGTTGGAAATGGTGTTGCCTTTGTGCAAGCAGATTGCTATCGACGACCAGATAGAGCCGCTCGACGAGGCCCTGAGACAACAACTGCTGAAAGCGCTGCAAACCATGGCCGACCAAGGTTTACGCGTATTGGCGTTTGCCTATCGCCCCCTGGCCGAACCCGTCGATAAAAACCCGGAACAGGCGCTGATTTTCAGCGGTCTGGTGGGCCTGGAAGATCCGCCACGTCCCGAAGTCGCCGACGCCATCGCCCAGTGCCACCTGGCCGGTATCAAAGTCATCATGATCACCGGCGACCACCCGCATACTGCCGTGGCGATTGCCAGACAAATTAGTTTGGTCAAGTCCGACAATCCCAGGGTGATTGCCGGCGACAAGCTAAAAAAACTCACGTCCAGCCAATTGCAGGTGGCGCTGGATGCACCGGAGATCATTTTCGCCAGGGTCGGCGCCGACCAAAAAATGCATATCGTCGAGGCCTTGCAACGTAAGAAACACGTGGTGGCGGTGACCGGCGACGGCGTCAACGATGCCCCGGCCCTGAAAAAAGCCGACATTGGCATCGCGATGGGCAAGGCCGGCACCGACGTCGCCAAGGAAGCGGCCGACATGATTTTGCTGGACGACAATTTTGCCAGCATCGTCGCCGCCATCGAGGAAGGCCGGGCGGTGTTCGATAACATCCGCAAGTTCCTGACCTACATCCTCAGCTCCAATATTCCGGAACTGATTCCCTACCTGGCCTTCGTGCTATTCAAAATTCCGCTGCCGCTGACCATCATCCAGATTCTGGCGGTGGATTTGGGTACCGACATGTTGCCGGCACTGGGCCTGGGCGTGGAAAAACCGGACGCGTCAGTGATGAGTAAACCACCGCGCTCGCACAAGGAAACCTTGATCGACTGGCGCTTGCTGGCCAGGGCGTACGGTTTTCTCGGCCTGCTGGAAGCCGTTGCGGCGATGGCGTTATTTTTCTTCGTGTTGGAACGCGGCGGCTGGGACTATGGCGAGATATTACGTAGCCATCATCCACTGTAC
Encoded proteins:
- the corA gene encoding magnesium/cobalt transporter CorA, which gives rise to MTEVIDKNMVMRCVAYQKGMGIGDVTIEDISEVLLKDDTFIWLGLREADAEILRKIQQEFGLHDLAIEDACAAHQRPKIEEYGDSLFIVLHTAELPGKNVEFGETHIFMGPRFLVTVRHGASQSLSKVRERCQAMPHQLSKGPGFALYSIMDFIVDNYMVAIAGLQDRFDVLESAIFQYRPSRQTMEDLYELKRELLLLEGAINPVIDICNELMRFHNGLIHKEVRVYFRDISDHIKRVDQAIHGMREMLLAAMQVHLTFETVRQNEVVKRLAGWGAILAIPTMVFSWYGMNFRHMPELDWPYSYPLVVGGVALCSLALYLRLKRAGWL
- a CDS encoding cation-translocating P-type ATPase, whose protein sequence is MHHLTPEDALESLGSSMDGLADVAIEGRLHEFGFNRIEESKKTSALLAFAREFLHFFALILWLAAGLAFFAESQQPGEGMATLGYAVLGVIAINGCFSFWQRHQAEQAIAALQKLLPHQVKVIRDQELSLVFADELVPGDLLVLEEGDNVPADCRLLEAFSLRVNNATITGESLPKGRDAQTSDVEDITQSRNILLAGTSVVSGEGKALVFATGMHTEFGKIAHTLKTTVKGQSPLQLQISRLSRFVALLALLLGVVFFFIGQFIGLTFWENFMFAIGIIVANVPEGLLPTVTLSLAMATQRMAKRNALIRNLPSVETLGSTTVICTDKTGTLTQNRMAVKQLFIDNRYWQPERLGSDSLQHHAAFLANAALCHNLKRVEGKDLLGDPMEVALVAMAHTQGMRVDYPKIGEIPFDTDRKRMSTIHNTPAGKLLFCKGALEMVLPLCKQIAIDDQIEPLDEALRQQLLKALQTMADQGLRVLAFAYRPLAEPVDKNPEQALIFSGLVGLEDPPRPEVADAIAQCHLAGIKVIMITGDHPHTAVAIARQISLVKSDNPRVIAGDKLKKLTSSQLQVALDAPEIIFARVGADQKMHIVEALQRKKHVVAVTGDGVNDAPALKKADIGIAMGKAGTDVAKEAADMILLDDNFASIVAAIEEGRAVFDNIRKFLTYILSSNIPELIPYLAFVLFKIPLPLTIIQILAVDLGTDMLPALGLGVEKPDASVMSKPPRSHKETLIDWRLLARAYGFLGLLEAVAAMALFFFVLERGGWDYGEILRSHHPLYLQATTACLSAIIMMQIANVFICKQPQRGLFSTLLLDNKLILSGILLEIALLLAIVYTPWGNALFGTAPIDSGVWLFTLPFVIGMLLLEEFRKWLVRRFALFPLTIKPVKLRKPSGSR